The genomic window ATTGCTGCTTTTGGGAAGGGCCAGATTCCTCAGGGCCTCGGTGGCAGAACCAGCCTGAGGTGGCCTCCCTGCCCATGCGTCACCACAGCCCCAGGGCAGGTGAGGGGAGCCGGGGTGGCTTGGGTTCCTGGCCTTGGCACCTCCCTTTGGGCGGCTCTGGAGCGTGGCTGGACGGTTGGTACAGGAGCCACAGGCCGCTGCCTTTCTGATTGGGGGGACCCTGACATCCTGGAGCGGGTTGGGGCAGGATCCATGGTCCCCtcgaggtgggaggtgggaggctgaggcggcgtGGGCAGGACACTGGATGGCGGGTCCACAGGGACAGCCTGCAGCTCCTGCCCCAGCTGGGGCCCAAGACCGTGGgcaagggaggaagggggagccCAGGCCGGGGGATCCTGGGGACGGCGCGGGCCGGGGGCCAGATGTAGTCCCCGAGCCCAGCCAGGCCTAGGGCCACAGCAACCCCAGGGCGCCGAGGGCGCCGCCCAGCACGAGACAGAGACTAGGGCTGCGCGTGGGTCCAGCGCCTGAAGTCCACGCCCGGTAGCTGTAGATGCCGGCGCCGGTCCCGTTGCCTCCGGGCACCCCGTCCTCGTTGTCCTCCAGGCCGCGCTCCCCGGGTCCCGCGACCCTTCTCCAGCCCGAGCCCGCCGCCAGGCCCGCGGCTGCTCCCGCCGCCGCCCCAGCCGCCGCCCCTGCCGCAGCCACGCGCAGGGAGGAGCCAGGGGCACCGTAGCGCGGCGCCGGCCTCACGCGCACCCTCGAGGTCCCGCGCGCGCCCCCGCGAACCCCTCCCCGGGCACTGCCCCGCGCCCCTCCGCGGCCACCCTTGGCTGCGCCGCTGTCGCAGAGGAAGGCGGCCGCCAGTAGCAGAGCCCAGCACGTTGCGGGTGCCCAGTTCATCTTGGTGGAGCCAAACCTgcgggaagagagggagagggccCTCAGTTTCCATGGAGATCGGGTCCCCAGGGGCGGAGGGCTCAGGGCTGGAGAGCAGAGGGACCCTCGGCTTTTGTGGGATCAGGGTGCCCCCAGCATCTTGGAGGCCCACGCAGGCCTGGGGGGCGCGGTTTAATCTCTAGCATCAGGGACTTAGGCCTGGGGGAGGCGCTGGGAAGTGGCGGGTGGGGCAGGAGGGTTCTGCAGCTGAAGGTTGTGCACCTGAATTGGGGGCGTTGAAGCGGGGCAGGAGCGCCGCGGTGGGAGCGTCCAGGCCTCGgggggcgtccaggtccggggGGTATGGGGCAGGCCTGGGGGAGGGCAGCCATGCTCCTGGGCTCTGCAAGCGTTGCTGGGATGCGAAGTGGGGGGAAGCATGGGGGCAGGGGTGTTGTGTTTGGAGGATGCGGTAGCGGGGACCAAGTGCTGGCTCAGATAAGGGTCTGGAGCGCGGACGGGCGGTGCCTGGGCCTGGCGCCCACCTTTGGGGCCAGAGCCTGGGTGCGGGCCTTGCAGGTGCTGCGGCTGTCAAGCGGCTGCTGACACCGTGCGGACCCCGCCCCAGCAGGCCCGTACCCCAGGGACGGTCCCTCCCGCGCACTCCCAGCGCTCCATGCCGTCCCCGGTTGCCTAGTTCAGCACCTGGCGGGGGACAGGATGGGGTCGAGTAGCGGGGTCGCCTTCGGACGCGGCTATCCGGGCGACGGCTGCATCCCCTGCCTGCGCGGCCCCTCGCTCCCCGGCTCtgtacccgcctcagcctcccggccTTACCTGCCACGGACCTCGGTTGGAACCGCGCGCCGGAGTATCCGCCCAGGGGCCGCGGCCGAGCGGGAAGGAGCGGGCGGGCGACGGCGCAGACCCTCAGCCGGAGCGCGGAGCCGAGGCGCCTGGGTTTTGCGCGAGGCCTCCGCCCTGGGATTGGGGCGGGCAGTCGCGGAGGCGCATCCCCGGTGAGCCGGTGGGAGGGGAAAGGGACGTCCCCATTCCCCATCCTCGCGGCCTCCAGTCCTCCGTCACCAGTCCCCTCCGTCTCCTGCATCACAAGGTCCCTTCCCCGCGATCCCCCGCGACCCCCGCACCCGGCCCCGTTCCACCCGCCCCGCTTCCTGCCCTTCACACCCTGGTCCCCACCTGGGCCCATCCGCCTGTGAGTCCCGGTGCCCGGGGATGAGGGCCGAGGTCCTGAGAGGAGAGGGTCCCTGTGCCGGCCCCACGGAGGCCCGAGCCCACCCCGCGGTCCCTACCCCGGCAGGTGCGGCTTCTCCCCTTGTTGTCAGCTGCGGGACTGGGCAGGGACCTTCTCAACCTCGGACCTTGTTTCAGGGAGGATGGGGTCGACTCTCGCGATCCCCAAAGGCCTGCCACGGCCCCTCCTGGGCCAGCTGCCTCCCTCCTGTGGGTTCTGATGCCACCTGGGCCCCCGGCGTCTTCCCAGCCCAGGGCGGCCGCGCCTCCGGTGAGTTTCAACTGAGCCTGGCTCCGGGTGCACCGCCCGCGTGGGACCTCTGCTGTCCCGTGTAGGGTTGCCCTGCAAATATGtgatgaataagtaaataaatactttcTGTCTTCTAACTTGCCGGATATTAGAAGGAAACCAAGCTGTGCTTCTCATTTATAGCTACCGTTAAGGACTGAACAGAAGCTTAGCTTTCTGGGTGAGAGGGACAACAGTGTTTTCAGAACCTCTGGAAAGAACATGTATTTGAAAGTGACTGACAGGTCTTCTGGCCCTAGGGGGCCGCCTGAGCAGGTCCACCCAGCTTCCCtccaagacagaaaataaattaacaaggAGAGCAGGAAGGGCCCCGGGAGACTCCAGACCGGACCGGGGGTGCTGGCCATCAGGCAGGACGAGCTTGGAAGGGAGGGGATGtgggatgtggaggtggaagtgggGGTCATCATAAGTCTGCACACTCTGGTCGAGTCCCCCTTTCCGGTCACATAAAGAACAGCCAGCAGTGAGCTGCTTACCCCAAGGAATCAAGGGGGTTCTTGGGCAACCGCTGGTGCTGGAGCCGGCAGTGGACAGCG from Theropithecus gelada isolate Dixy chromosome 9, Tgel_1.0, whole genome shotgun sequence includes these protein-coding regions:
- the SPRN gene encoding shadow of prion protein, giving the protein MNWAPATCWALLLAAAFLCDSGAAKGGRGGARGSARGGVRGGARGTSRVRVRPAPRYGAPGSSLRVAAAGAAAGAAAGAAAGLAAGSGWRRVAGPGERGLEDNEDGVPGGNGTGAGIYSYRAWTSGAGPTRSPSLCLVLGGALGALGLLWP